The Puntigrus tetrazona isolate hp1 chromosome 23, ASM1883169v1, whole genome shotgun sequence genome has a segment encoding these proteins:
- the LOC122328345 gene encoding uncharacterized protein LOC122328345 isoform X2, whose translation MGCCSVTQRHTGTDEVGPDEIELLEISNAGIWSLAECRLQISTRNGTDEGPHRCPSVRHLKQEDPDPVSVNVKDTTKHNNSKELHHRLYTQSIREWEGQEPHTYGDIIHSSSVYLHSGFTKAMSERYLVLFSFHLLILALDSSNNEFIYEGILPLSAIEVRLIAQQEPGSPHMFEISGPMVDSKIFVCATAAETKAWMENIEDRRYKSLRQQLSPSHSALSYLVPCNENWKREELKRYLLRSPILHWEGSPIQHMGYPRYLSLVHISNVNTQDRRLLGPQERLLVLFPCDLLILSLDCHRVRVKYEGRLPLKSIKAMERSALPGRLEFELRGELMEPLLVSCTQPEDYQSWIFQLQQPDKVADSLPHHTPPPLMPKKRRS comes from the exons ATGGGATGCTGCAGTGTGACCCAGAGGCATACAGGGACTGATGAAGTGGGCCCAGATGAGATCGAACTCCTGGAAATCAGCAATGCAGG AATCTGGAGTCTTGCTGAATGCAGGCTCCAAATATCCACAAGGAATGGCACCGATGAAGGTCCTCATCGCTGTCCCTCTGTGAGGCACCTGAAGCAGGAG GACCCAGATCCTGTCTCTGTGAATGTGAAggacacaacaaaacacaacaattcAAAA GAGCTCCATCATAGGCTATACACTCAATCTATCAGAGAATGGGAAGGACAGGAACCACACACCTATGGAGACATTATCCACTCATCTTCAGTGTATTTACACAGTGGATTCACAAAG GCTATGAGTGAAAGATACCTGGTTTTATTTTCCTTCCATTTGTTAATCCTAGCTTTGGACAGCTcgaataatgaatttatttatgaG GGCATTCTTCCGCTCTCGGCCATTGAGGTGCGTCTGATTGCACAGCAGGAACCCGGTTCTCCGCATATGTTTGAGATAAGCG GGCCTATGGTGGACTCAAAGATATTCGTTTGTGCTACTGCTGCTGAAACAAAAGCCTGGATGGAGAACATTGAGGACAGGAGATACAAATCTCTAAGGCAACAGCTGAGCCCATCCCATAGTGCTCTCTCATACCTG GTGCCCTGTAATGAAAACTGGAAGAGAGAGGAGCTTAAAAGGTACTTACTGCGGTCTCCCATCTTGCATTGGGAGGGGTCGCCCATTCAGCACATGGGCTATCCCAGATACCTTTCACTGGTGCACATCAGCAACGTAAACACACAG GACCGGCGTTTGCTGGGACCTCAGGAGCGTTTGCTTGTGCTCTTCCCATGTGACCTCCTCATTCTGTCTCTCGACTGCCATCGTGTTCGTGTGAAATATGAA GGCCGTCTGCCACTAAAGAGTATTAAGGCCATGGAAAGATCTGCATTACCTGGCAGATTGGAGTTTGAACTTAGAG GTGAACTGATGGAGCCTCTGCTTGTCTCTTGCACTCAACCTGAGGACTATCAAAGCTGGATCTTCCAGTTACAACAG CCTGATAAAGTGGCAGATTCATTGCCACATCATACCCCTCCACCTCTGATGCCGAAGAAGCGCAGAAGTTAA
- the LOC122328345 gene encoding uncharacterized protein LOC122328345 isoform X1 has product MGCCSVTQRHTGTDEVGPDEIELLEISNAGIWSLAECRLQISTRNGTDEGPHRCPSVRHLKQEDPDPVSVNVKDTTKHNNSKLVLWGLTKKELHHRLYTQSIREWEGQEPHTYGDIIHSSSVYLHSGFTKAMSERYLVLFSFHLLILALDSSNNEFIYEGILPLSAIEVRLIAQQEPGSPHMFEISGPMVDSKIFVCATAAETKAWMENIEDRRYKSLRQQLSPSHSALSYLVPCNENWKREELKRYLLRSPILHWEGSPIQHMGYPRYLSLVHISNVNTQDRRLLGPQERLLVLFPCDLLILSLDCHRVRVKYEGRLPLKSIKAMERSALPGRLEFELRGELMEPLLVSCTQPEDYQSWIFQLQQPDKVADSLPHHTPPPLMPKKRRS; this is encoded by the exons ATGGGATGCTGCAGTGTGACCCAGAGGCATACAGGGACTGATGAAGTGGGCCCAGATGAGATCGAACTCCTGGAAATCAGCAATGCAGG AATCTGGAGTCTTGCTGAATGCAGGCTCCAAATATCCACAAGGAATGGCACCGATGAAGGTCCTCATCGCTGTCCCTCTGTGAGGCACCTGAAGCAGGAG GACCCAGATCCTGTCTCTGTGAATGTGAAggacacaacaaaacacaacaattcAAAA CTTGTGCTTTGGGGCTTGACCAAAAAGGAGCTCCATCATAGGCTATACACTCAATCTATCAGAGAATGGGAAGGACAGGAACCACACACCTATGGAGACATTATCCACTCATCTTCAGTGTATTTACACAGTGGATTCACAAAG GCTATGAGTGAAAGATACCTGGTTTTATTTTCCTTCCATTTGTTAATCCTAGCTTTGGACAGCTcgaataatgaatttatttatgaG GGCATTCTTCCGCTCTCGGCCATTGAGGTGCGTCTGATTGCACAGCAGGAACCCGGTTCTCCGCATATGTTTGAGATAAGCG GGCCTATGGTGGACTCAAAGATATTCGTTTGTGCTACTGCTGCTGAAACAAAAGCCTGGATGGAGAACATTGAGGACAGGAGATACAAATCTCTAAGGCAACAGCTGAGCCCATCCCATAGTGCTCTCTCATACCTG GTGCCCTGTAATGAAAACTGGAAGAGAGAGGAGCTTAAAAGGTACTTACTGCGGTCTCCCATCTTGCATTGGGAGGGGTCGCCCATTCAGCACATGGGCTATCCCAGATACCTTTCACTGGTGCACATCAGCAACGTAAACACACAG GACCGGCGTTTGCTGGGACCTCAGGAGCGTTTGCTTGTGCTCTTCCCATGTGACCTCCTCATTCTGTCTCTCGACTGCCATCGTGTTCGTGTGAAATATGAA GGCCGTCTGCCACTAAAGAGTATTAAGGCCATGGAAAGATCTGCATTACCTGGCAGATTGGAGTTTGAACTTAGAG GTGAACTGATGGAGCCTCTGCTTGTCTCTTGCACTCAACCTGAGGACTATCAAAGCTGGATCTTCCAGTTACAACAG CCTGATAAAGTGGCAGATTCATTGCCACATCATACCCCTCCACCTCTGATGCCGAAGAAGCGCAGAAGTTAA
- the arhgef19 gene encoding LOW QUALITY PROTEIN: rho guanine nucleotide exchange factor 19 (The sequence of the model RefSeq protein was modified relative to this genomic sequence to represent the inferred CDS: inserted 2 bases in 1 codon), with amino-acid sequence MLPGYGFSPLLDFQPHLQAFHCRGESSDMWFPGSVETQALSDSREGRPLLRQHQHIAVCQQETLAFIDLQQPSINGFQSCTAENCSSSLCSKPVGCNGSSPSDFDKNGSTDATLDNYLTQQSKNVEGVYDQTWTPITALPETEVKGLGSRDLFLPLSSTYVPESRNSLEPPQQSSPSSPLEFQSLDPFRPQRRTSLGSIKEKSIRRKMRVYSPDTMNDESLSSPGVECDYLLPTSFESFVEGGLGMVGSTIPTSNSSSSLPGVDEDLSLFALPTPPKPFLDPLQEGARLEEXVNDGGRQRLGLEDCGALEGPALNSGTSLPLSRSRSADNERRRFSASELISRLQLSQRKNSFTLKLGKSLSARVASRDRHLSGNLSSDYKPSSRHRFSGGSSDSAPHSPVGSAPPLPSADCNLPQQRRSSKQSMRKGSIDENGDSPPSSSKRLSRFLPNLILYQEYSDVAINREIQRQQGAEPGTDEEKGDSVSSGNLSPSSSFRSSRGSAFSLWQDIPDVRSSGQLDNFSNEERKLQEAKFELVTSEASYIRSLSIAVDHFMMSPELCECLGTQERQWLFSKLPDVKEVSERFLQDLEHRLEGDILRFDVCDIVLDHCPALRRVYLPYVTNQAYQEQTYQRLLQENPRFPGILARLEEDPICQRLPLTSFLILPFQRITRLKMLVENILKRTTPGSRDEDTATKALNELKKIIKECNSSVQSMKRMEELIHLNKKIHFEGKIFPLISQSRWLVKHGELLEVDTQNLSISGSKFKLTTRPVYLHLFNDCLLLSRRKDTWKFMVFVHAKIEDLKVKDLSQKLQGISGFIFYLQLCEGQQLKHQILLKSPTESSKQRWITAMFPSDPKTAIEQTNENDDLSQVQCIKSYQSQEHDELTLEKADILQAVTITSDGWVEGIRLSDGERGWFPKTYVEEITSRSARLRNLRENIRIKCVSQKLEGETL; translated from the exons ATGCTCCCCGGCTATGGATTCTCTCCTCTCCTTGATTTCCAGCCTCACCTCCAAGCGTTCCATTGCAGAGGCGAGAGCTCTGACATGTGGTTCCCAGGTTCAGTTGAGACCCAGGCTCTGAGTGACTCTCGAGAAGGTAGGCCTCTCCTGCGACAGCATCAACACATTGCCGTGTGTCAGCAAGAGACGTTGGCCTTCATTGACCTTCAGCAGCCAAGTATTAATGGTTTCCAATCATGCACAGCAGAAAACTGTAGTTCCTCTCTTTGCTCCAAGCCTGTCGGATGCAATGGAAGCAGTCCATCTGATTTTGATAAGAATGGGAGTACAGACGCAACACTGGACAATTATTTGACCCAGCAGAGCAAAAATGTGGAAGGGGTTTACGATCAGACTTGGACACCCATTACTGCCTTACCTGAAACAGAAGTTAAGGGTCTCGGTTCTCGAGACTTGTTTCTGCCTCTGTCCTCTACATATGTACCTGAGAGCAGAAACTCTTTGGAGCCTCCGCAGCAGAGCTCCCCCTCTTCCCCCTTAGAGTTCCAGAGTTTGGACCCATTTCGCCCTCAACGACGCACATCTTTGGGATCCATAAAGGAGAAGTCCATAA GGCGTAAGATGAGGGTGTACTCTCCAGACACTATGAATGATGAATCTCTCAGCAGCCCAGGCGTGGAGTGTGATTACCTGCTTCCGACATCCTTTGAATCTTTCGTAGAAGGAGGCCTTGGCATGGTGGGTTCTACCATACCCACATCCAACAGTTCCAGCTCTCTCCCAGGGGTTGATGAGGACCTTTCTCTTTTTGCCTTACCGACACCTCCGAAACCTTTCTTAGATCCCCTTCAGGAGGGTGCCAGATTGGAGGA TGTAAATGATGGTGGGAGGCAGAGGTTGGGCCTGGAAGACTGCGGAGCTCTGGAAGGCCCTGCCCTTAACAGTGGGACCTCGCTGCCTCTATCCCGTTCTCGCTCAGCAGACAATGAGCGCCGGCGCTTCTCTGCCTCTGAGCTCATCTCTCGTCTACAACTCTCCCAGAGGAAAAACTCTTTTACCCTTAAGCTGGGCAAGTCTCTTTCTGCTCGTGTGGCCTCCCGGGACCGCCACCTGTCTGGAAACCTCAGCTCAGACT ACAAACCCAGCTCCAGACATCGCTTCTCAGGGGGATCAAGTGACAGTGCACCACATAGTCCAGTGGGGTCTGCACCACCTCTGCCCTCTGCTGACTGTAATCTGCCACAGCAAAGGAGAAGTTCCAAGCAAAG TATGAGAAAGGGTTCCATTGATGAGAATGGAGACAGTCCTCCCAGTAGCTCTAAACGGCTGTCACGCTTCTTGCCAAACT TGATTTTGTATCAGGAATACAGTGACGTTGCTATTAATAGGGAGATACAAAGGCAGCAGGGGGCAGAGCCAGGAACCGATGAAGAAAAAGGAGACTCTGTGTCCTCTGGCAACCTGTCTCCATCCAGTTCATTCCGCTCATCTCGAGGCTCTGCATTTTCCCTTTGGCAAGATATTCCTGATGTTCGGTCCAGTGGACAACTTGACAACTTCAGCAACGAAGAGCGTAAACTGCAGGAG gCCAAGTTTGAATTGGTGACGTCAGAGGCCTCATACATACGCAGCTTGTCTATTGCAGTTGACCATTTCATGATGTCTCCTGAGCTGTGTGAGTGTCTTGGGACACAGGAGAGGCAATGGCTCTTCTCCAAACTGCCTGATGTAAAAGAAGTTAGTGAGAG ATTTCTTCAAGATTTGGAGCACAGGTTAGAAGGGGACATTCTGCGTTTTGATGTGTGTGACATTGTCCTTGACCACTGTCCTGCACTGCGGAGGGTTTATCTGCCTTATGTCACAAATCAAGCCTATCAGGAACAGACCTATCAACGGCTACT GCAAGAGAATCCCCGTTTCCCTGGAATCCTTGCCCGCCTGGAAGAGGACCCAATATGCCAGAGGCTGCCTCTTACATCATTCCTTATCCTTCCTTTTCAAAGGATCACACGCCTCAAAATGCTAGTGGAG AATATCTTGAAGAGAACAACGCCTGGATCACGAGATGAGGACACAGCCACCAAAGCACTTAATGAGCTCAAAAAG ATAATAAAGGAATGTAACTCCAGTGTGCAGTCAATGAAGAGGATGGAAGAACTAATTCATCTAAACAAGAAAATTCACTTTGAGGGCAAG atttttcctCTCATCTCTCAGTCTCGTTGGTTGGTCAAACATGGTGAACTGCTAGAAGTGGACACACAGAACTTGAGTATTTCTGGGTCCAAGTTTAAACTAACCACTCGGCCTGTGTACCTTCATCTGTTTAATGACTGTCTTCTGCTGTCCCGAAGGAAGGA CACGTGGAAGTTCATGGTGTTTGTACATGCAAAGATTGAGGACCTTAAGGTGAAAGATCTAAGCCAGAAACTTCAAGGAATCTCGGGCTTCATCTTCTATCTGCAGTTATGTGAGGGGCAACAGCTAAAACACCAGATTCTGCTCAAGTCACCCACAGA GAGCAGCAAACAGAGGTGGATAACAGCTATGTTTCCCTCCGATCCAAAGACTGCTATTGAGCAGACCAATGAGAATGATG ATCTATCTCAAGTCCAGTGCATCAAGAGCTACCAGTCTCAGGAGCATGATGAGTTAACGCTGGAAAAGGCAGACATCCTTCAAGCTGTAACAATTACAAGCGATG GGTGGGTAGAGGGGATCCGGTTGTCGGATGGAGAGCGGGGCTGGTTCCCCAAAACGTACGTGGAGGAGATCACAAGCCGCAGTGCTCGTTTGCGAAACCTCCGTGAAAACATTCGCATTAAATGTGTCTCACAAAAATTGGAGGGAGAGACTCTCTGA
- the ano11 gene encoding anoctamin-7 isoform X1, with amino-acid sequence MLKKRNPEVLMDREVLLDLDNSGETHGPDSYGSLQNGGFIPPRYLNTAANDKDDDPIYVQCERTSSPPIHTSGNYFRDGQTKIDFVLVWEVKVRRKRRSRGQPQGEGTEEAVEAAQEETRSERRKAQLARWRDKFIQNLQCAGLLMEKEESSSVKKSIHYLKLHAPWDVLVYYAEELCLRAPLQAQPHPDFNTSARVLQKLWVPNIMKDSVPNRPVDYYTCAFRKSKMEKFLGSDDRESYFTNTQRHRIVYEILARTVYGRRKRAEVGVARLLNEGAFTGAFPLHEGPFELPGCDMQPNQLNKRQVLYHYWSNWLKWYKYQPLDHIREYFGEKIALYFAWLGFYTAWLLPAALVGTCVFVSGILTMGSNTPAKEICESAGLYLMCPLCETCKPWNMSDICPMAKVGYLFDHPGTVFFSVFMSLWAVTFLEYWKRKNATLAHHWDCMDFQEEEEPPRPEFVAMAPAMEENPVTGVKEPYFPEKARISRMLTGSMVIVIMLCVVMIFLVTVIIYRSIVSVMMFETGSSVLRTQAGNIANISSTLVNLALILLMGQVYTALAEQLTKWEMHRTQTQYEDAFTFKVFIFQFVNFYSSPFYVAFFKGRFVGYPGHYGTLFGMRNEDCGPGGCLIELAEQLCIIMVGKQLINNIQEFVIPKIKAWRQKRALSSVKKAQKAEEPKRWEQDYELIPCEGLFDEYLEIVLQFGFITIFVAAFPLAPLFALLNNWVEVRLDAYKFVCEYRRPVAERAQHIGVWFIILEALSHVSVIVNAFLIAFTSDFLPRLLYQYKFNNDLHGYVNFTLAYSPPSYNYSSHTVCRYKAFRDENGKYTLVYWELLAVRLGFIIAFEHVVFFVLRVIDWMVPDIPESLELKIKRERYLAKQALADNQEALLQAKRLAT; translated from the exons ATGCTGAAGAAGAGGAACCCTGAGGTCCTGATGGACCGGGAGGTTCTGCTGGATCTGGACAACAGCGGCGAGACTCATGGTCCAGACAGTTATGGAAGCCTGCAAAATGGGGGCTTCATCCCTCCAAGATAT TTGAATACTGCGGCTAATGATAAGGATGATGACCCCATATATGTCCAATGTGAGCGGACCTCAAGCCCACCTATTCACACCTCAGGCAACTACTTCAGAGACGGCCAAACGAAAATAG ACTTTGTTCTAGTGTGGGAGGTGAAGGTGCGTCGCAAGCGTCGAAGTCGAGGACAGCCGCAAGGAGAGGGCACAGAGGAGGCAGTGGAAGCAGCACAAGAGGAGACCAGgtcagaaagaagaaaagctCAGCTGGCCCGATGGAGGGACAAATTCATCCAAAACCTCCAGTGTGCTGGGCTGTTGATGGAAAAG GAGGAATCATCCAGCGTGAAAAAGAGTATACACTATCTGAAGCTCCATGCTCCATGGGATGTGTTGGTATACTACGCTGAGGAGTTATGTCTTAGAGCACCCCTGCAG gcacagCCGCACCCAGACTTCAACACTTCTGCTCGAGTTCTTCAGAAGCTCTGGGTGCCGAACATCATGAAAGACTCTGTCCCCAACCGTCCTGTGGACTATTACACATGTGCCTTCCGCAAGTCCAAAATGGAAAa GTTTCTGGGCTCAGATGACCGTGAAAGCTACTTCACGAACACACAAAGACACCGCATC GTGTATGAAATCTTAGCAAGGACTGTGTATGGCAGGAGGAAGCGTGCAGAAGTTGGAGTCGCTCGTCTTCTGAATGAGGGGGCTTTTACGGGTGCATTCCCTCTGCATGAG gGCCCTTTTGAGCTTCCAGGTTGTGACATGCAGCCTAATCAGTTGAACAAGAGGCAGGTGCTATACCACTATTGGTCCAACTGGTTAAAATGGTATAAGTACCAGCCTCTAGATCACATCCGTGAATACTTTGGAGAGAagattgcactttattttgcatgGTTGG GATTTTACACAGCCTGGCTTTTGCCTGCTGCATTGGTTGGGACATGCGTCTTTGTTTCGGGTATTTTGACAATGGGATCCAATACTCCAGC GAAGGAAATCTGTGAGAGTGCAGGACTTTATCTAATGTGTCCTCTGTGTGAAACATGTAAACCCTGGAATATGTCAGACATCTGTCCCATGGCCAAG GTGGGCTATCTGTTTGATCATCCCGGCACCGTCTTCTTCAGTGTGTTCATGTCTTTGTGGGCTGTCACATTCCTGGAGTACTGGAAACGCAAGAACGCCACTCTCGCTCACCACTGGGACTGCATGGATTTCCAAGAAGAGGAG gaaCCACCACGTCCTGAATTTGTTGCCATGGCCCCTGCAATGGAGGAAAACCCAGTGACAGGAGTAAAGGAACCATACTTTCCTGAAAAGGCCCGGATTTCACGGATGCTGACCGGCTCTATGGTCATTGTTATAATG CTGTGTGTAGTGATGATCTTCTTGGTGACAGTGATCATTTACCGCAGTATAGTGAGTGTAATGATGTTTGAAACTGGGAGTTCTGTTCTGCGTACTCAG GCTGGGAATATTGCCAATATCTCCAGCACTTTGGTGAACCTGGCTTTGATCTTGCTGATGGGACAGGTCTACACAGCCCTGGCAGAACAGCTCACTAAATGGG AAATGCACAGAACACAGACACAATATGAAGATGCCTTTACATTCAAAGTCTTCATCTTCCAGTTTGTCAACTTTTACTCTTCGCCCTTCTATGTAGCATTTTTCAAGGGCAG ATTTGTGGGCTATCCTGGTCATTATGGCACGCTGTTCGGGATGCGGAATGAGGAT TGTGGACCAGGAGGTTGTCTGATAGAACTGGCTGAGCAGCTCTGCATCATCATGGTGGGAAAACAACTCATCAACAACATTCAGGAGTTTGTCATCCC TAAAATCAAGGCTTGGAGACAAAAACGGGCTTTATCATCTGTGAAAAAGGCCCAGAAGGCAGAGGAGCCCAAGCGCTGGGAGCAGGACTATGAATTGATTCCGTGTGAGGGGCTTTTTGATGAGTATCTGGAGATTG TCCTGCAGTTTGGCTTCATCACCATTTTTGTGGCGGCCTTTCCTCTGGCTCCTCTCTTCGCGCTGCTGAATAACTGGGTGGAAGTGAGGCTGGATGCTTATAAGTTTGTGTGTGAATATCGGAGACCCGTGGCAGAGCGAGCCCAGCACATCGGTGTGTGGTTCATCATACTGGAGGCGCTCTCCCACGTGTCTGTTATAGTCAAT gCTTTCCTTATTGCATTTACCTCAGATTTTCTGCCTCGCCTGTTGTACCAGTATAAGTTCAACAATGACCTGCATGGTTATGTCAACTTCACGCTGGCTTACTCTCCACCCAGTTATAACTACTCCAGTCATACTGTGTGCAG ATATAAAGCATTTCgggatgaaaatggaaaatacaCGCTGGTGTATTGGGAGCTTCTGGCTGTAAGACTGGGCTTTATCATTGCCTTTGAG CATGTAGTGTTCTTCGTCCTGCGTGTCATTGACTGGATGGTTCCCGACATCCCTGAGTCCTTGGAGCTGAAGATCAAGCGGGAGCGTTACCTGGCTAAACAGGCTTTGGCTGATAACCAGGAGGCCCTGCTG CAAGCGAAGCGCCTCGCTACATGA
- the ano11 gene encoding anoctamin-7 isoform X2 produces MLKKRNPEVLMDREVLLDLDNSGETHGPDSYGSLQNGGFIPPRYLNTAANDKDDDPIYVQCERTSSPPIHTSGNYFRDGQTKIDFVLVWEVKVRRKRRSRGQPQGEGTEEAVEAAQEETRSERRKAQLARWRDKFIQNLQCAGLLMEKEESSSVKKSIHYLKLHAPWDVLVYYAEELCLRAPLQAQPHPDFNTSARVLQKLWVPNIMKDSVPNRPVDYYTCAFRKSKMEKFLGSDDRESYFTNTQRHRIVYEILARTVYGRRKRAEVGVARLLNEGAFTGAFPLHEGPFELPGCDMQPNQLNKRQVLYHYWSNWLKWYKYQPLDHIREYFGEKIALYFAWLGFYTAWLLPAALVGTCVFVSGILTMGSNTPAKEICESAGLYLMCPLCETCKPWNMSDICPMAKVGYLFDHPGTVFFSVFMSLWAVTFLEYWKRKNATLAHHWDCMDFQEEEEPPRPEFVAMAPAMEENPVTGVKEPYFPEKARISRMLTGSMVIVIMLCVVMIFLVTVIIYRSIVSVMMFETGSSVLRTQAGNIANISSTLVNLALILLMGQVYTALAEQLTKWEMHRTQTQYEDAFTFKVFIFQFVNFYSSPFYVAFFKGRFVGYPGHYGTLFGMRNEDCGPGGCLIELAEQLCIIMVGKQLINNIQEFVIPKIKAWRQKRALSSVKKAQKAEEPKRWEQDYELIPCEGLFDEYLEIDIKHFGMKMENTRWCIGSFWL; encoded by the exons ATGCTGAAGAAGAGGAACCCTGAGGTCCTGATGGACCGGGAGGTTCTGCTGGATCTGGACAACAGCGGCGAGACTCATGGTCCAGACAGTTATGGAAGCCTGCAAAATGGGGGCTTCATCCCTCCAAGATAT TTGAATACTGCGGCTAATGATAAGGATGATGACCCCATATATGTCCAATGTGAGCGGACCTCAAGCCCACCTATTCACACCTCAGGCAACTACTTCAGAGACGGCCAAACGAAAATAG ACTTTGTTCTAGTGTGGGAGGTGAAGGTGCGTCGCAAGCGTCGAAGTCGAGGACAGCCGCAAGGAGAGGGCACAGAGGAGGCAGTGGAAGCAGCACAAGAGGAGACCAGgtcagaaagaagaaaagctCAGCTGGCCCGATGGAGGGACAAATTCATCCAAAACCTCCAGTGTGCTGGGCTGTTGATGGAAAAG GAGGAATCATCCAGCGTGAAAAAGAGTATACACTATCTGAAGCTCCATGCTCCATGGGATGTGTTGGTATACTACGCTGAGGAGTTATGTCTTAGAGCACCCCTGCAG gcacagCCGCACCCAGACTTCAACACTTCTGCTCGAGTTCTTCAGAAGCTCTGGGTGCCGAACATCATGAAAGACTCTGTCCCCAACCGTCCTGTGGACTATTACACATGTGCCTTCCGCAAGTCCAAAATGGAAAa GTTTCTGGGCTCAGATGACCGTGAAAGCTACTTCACGAACACACAAAGACACCGCATC GTGTATGAAATCTTAGCAAGGACTGTGTATGGCAGGAGGAAGCGTGCAGAAGTTGGAGTCGCTCGTCTTCTGAATGAGGGGGCTTTTACGGGTGCATTCCCTCTGCATGAG gGCCCTTTTGAGCTTCCAGGTTGTGACATGCAGCCTAATCAGTTGAACAAGAGGCAGGTGCTATACCACTATTGGTCCAACTGGTTAAAATGGTATAAGTACCAGCCTCTAGATCACATCCGTGAATACTTTGGAGAGAagattgcactttattttgcatgGTTGG GATTTTACACAGCCTGGCTTTTGCCTGCTGCATTGGTTGGGACATGCGTCTTTGTTTCGGGTATTTTGACAATGGGATCCAATACTCCAGC GAAGGAAATCTGTGAGAGTGCAGGACTTTATCTAATGTGTCCTCTGTGTGAAACATGTAAACCCTGGAATATGTCAGACATCTGTCCCATGGCCAAG GTGGGCTATCTGTTTGATCATCCCGGCACCGTCTTCTTCAGTGTGTTCATGTCTTTGTGGGCTGTCACATTCCTGGAGTACTGGAAACGCAAGAACGCCACTCTCGCTCACCACTGGGACTGCATGGATTTCCAAGAAGAGGAG gaaCCACCACGTCCTGAATTTGTTGCCATGGCCCCTGCAATGGAGGAAAACCCAGTGACAGGAGTAAAGGAACCATACTTTCCTGAAAAGGCCCGGATTTCACGGATGCTGACCGGCTCTATGGTCATTGTTATAATG CTGTGTGTAGTGATGATCTTCTTGGTGACAGTGATCATTTACCGCAGTATAGTGAGTGTAATGATGTTTGAAACTGGGAGTTCTGTTCTGCGTACTCAG GCTGGGAATATTGCCAATATCTCCAGCACTTTGGTGAACCTGGCTTTGATCTTGCTGATGGGACAGGTCTACACAGCCCTGGCAGAACAGCTCACTAAATGGG AAATGCACAGAACACAGACACAATATGAAGATGCCTTTACATTCAAAGTCTTCATCTTCCAGTTTGTCAACTTTTACTCTTCGCCCTTCTATGTAGCATTTTTCAAGGGCAG ATTTGTGGGCTATCCTGGTCATTATGGCACGCTGTTCGGGATGCGGAATGAGGAT TGTGGACCAGGAGGTTGTCTGATAGAACTGGCTGAGCAGCTCTGCATCATCATGGTGGGAAAACAACTCATCAACAACATTCAGGAGTTTGTCATCCC TAAAATCAAGGCTTGGAGACAAAAACGGGCTTTATCATCTGTGAAAAAGGCCCAGAAGGCAGAGGAGCCCAAGCGCTGGGAGCAGGACTATGAATTGATTCCGTGTGAGGGGCTTTTTGATGAGTATCTGGAGATTG ATATAAAGCATTTCgggatgaaaatggaaaatacaCGCTGGTGTATTGGGAGCTTCTGGCTGTAA